Genomic DNA from Equus quagga isolate Etosha38 chromosome 10, UCLA_HA_Equagga_1.0, whole genome shotgun sequence:
GGGTAACCTGCAGTGCAGATCCGAAAACCTGGTGGAGGACCACGATTTTCCACTGCAGCTGCTAACATGAAACTTTGGCCTGCCAAGTctcatggttttctttttgtacaAAAGAAGTAACACTACAGTCAACTCTGCATACATCTATTCCTGGAATACTATCTATAAGGCATTGCCACAGATTTCTGTCAATCAAAATAACCTGACTCTACTCTGACCTCGCTTCCCATTATGATAATGTTGCCCAACTTGCCCCTGAGGTTTTGTGCCACCATCTAGGCCCTGCCATTCAGGAATCCTATCGTCTCCATTACAACATAATCTACTTCCAATCATGGCTTGTACAGGAGAGCTAACACTGCACTTCTCAAAAATATGTGTTCCCCTTACCAACACATTCCTTATTACAGTAGTGTCTTCTCTGCCATCCCAGGGAAAATAGTTTAAAGATAGGTCCTCTTGTGTCACACAACAAATCATTTGTAACACCTTAAATCCCTTTGACCTCCTCACCAATTCCTTAATACTCTTGCGAGGAAGTTCCAGTGCCTCCATCTTATTTACTGTAGGCTGTTGTCCAAGCTTAAAGATGACACTCGAGCAGCATATTACGGCAGCTCCAGCTCATTGAACCCTGAGTTCATAGGTGTGTGCTCCTGTGTCAGTAAGTGCTCCCCTATATTCACTTATATTCTGCCCCCTTCCCTTGGTAATTCAACATCCTTAAAATCCATTCCAACGTATATTATCCCAGTTCATGCTATTACATACTAGCCAGTTCCTATAGTTCCTTCAGGATTTCCCACTTAAACAGagactgtatttttcttcatatgcTGTGATGATACTTCACCCTTATgatttggaaatgcaaaatatcaGTGCTAGATGTTGAATAAGACAAGCAATGTCTTTTGACGTAGCTACTTTAGATGAGGTTACTGGCCTGTCTCTAGGAACAGGGAGACTGCTCTCCAATAGCAAGGGTTAAGGGGCTGCTTTTGCCAGGATGGGGGTTCAGGGGCTAGTAGGTATTCTAAATTCTCATACTCATCAGCACTCGAGGTCTCAGAGTTCTATTCTTTCCTTATTAGGATATACATATTGATATAGAGACCTCCAAATGTTGTGAATGCAGTTTCCATGCAGCTCTGCCAATCTCATAATTAGAATCTGGGCCTGATATTCAGCAGTGCGCCTTATGACTAGAGGAGATGAGTGTCTCCTTAATTCCATGGGTTAGGGTGGATGACATGTTGGGCATCCCAATCAGACATACAAATTTAGCTAAGAGATCCAGATTAGGGCAATCGTAGAGCCTGCCTCAACAACCACCCTGGCTGAAAGGGATCACAGAATCCACATTGAGTTAGAAGCCAAACTCATCCACTCCCACACTTCAAATGCCAACTCACTCAAAGAGAATAGATGCTTGTTTGAGGTACATCTCCCTCACTTCAGTCACAATATAAATGACATCCCAGGAAGAATCAAGTGCCCTCCCTTTACCCCAAAGCAGACACTCAGGAACTCACAAATATGGGGGAGCTTGAGGCTCTGGTTTTCAAATACGGACAGTTAGTCCATGaggttaataaatatttctcactATTATGGTGATGTAGTGCATCCTAGTCGTTTTAGAAATTAGATTATTATCTGGTTCACCTTAAATCTGACCCTGTCATCTGGGTCACCTTAAACCTGTCATTTCAAGTTCTCAGAGCAGAGCTTTAAACCACACATTGCTTGTTCTGCTGACTCACAATTgtatacatgaataaatgaatgaatgacacagtaaagaaaatattataaccAAGAGGTAAAGATGGCTccactgagaaaactgaaggtGGGTAATACATTGGAATCAAAGGGACACACTGTTATAGAATAAATACAGTGTGTTTTCCCAGTCCACATATAGTATGGTAATGGTACGTTGTCAAAAACTCCTCAGGATCATGAGGAAGCTACATGGATTGGTACAGGCTTTATGTGCGAAGAGTTTTGGTCTTTGTCAGGCAGGGTCCAGAGACGGatctgtggaatctgatgcttaTACAATTTggaaggttttcttttaaaacaatacaaaatcaatcatgaaagcaaatatttatttagaatgataATATGTAACAAGCATTAAAATGACAACTACAACAAGCAAAAATTCTgagcaaattatatatatatgtatgtgtatacacacacacacacacataaatctaCAGAAACAGCACTTATGTAGCTGCACAGTGTGAAGTATGATGAAGTGAACAtccaaggcaaaagaaaaatcaaaacgttgaacttttgaaaattttacataaacatGTAGCCACGTGAACACATAACAAAAGCCCGAGAGTGATAGTTGTCTCACTCTTAAGAGTAAAAATGCAGACAGGTGCATGTTaagcatttatcatttatttttatgtcaagtttttaaaataaagtagctCTCCTAACATTTATTCTCACTAAAGTCTTGTTTCAAGTtagaataaacaatttttttgcTTCAGACTTTAAgttttaattgtgtatttttaaacacatttggATAACTGTCATATCTGGCCAGATGGAGGCTTTTTCTGTGGCCCATTTCCAAATTCACAGATTCTGGTCCATCCATACTTTCTAGTAGCCTGGAATGACTTACCAGTTGGCACTTGTATTATTGGAACTAACTGgaactattttacaaataagcCAGATGATAAAGATTGCTTGGTTTGAAACAAATAACTATGTATTTGGAGATACAAGACTCAAAACAAAGTGCTTGCATTTTCTACAGTTTATATCAAACAAGATGGACTCTTAAACAGTCAGCCTGAACTCATATCTAGAGTAGCCAGACCTTGAATACAATAACTCTAGCTGCCTTCCATATGTGGTCAGACGGCTATATTAAGATACAGTCACTCTTAGTTATGAAGACAGCCAAAAGTCTGTCTGTTCTAAGAAACCATTCAGCTATTGAATAATAGACACTCCCATAAGTGGAATTTCAGGGGAGCATAGAATGAACAATCCTGTTCAATGCTGccaaaattattttctgcatGCTGAGATGTTATTCGCATACATATAGATTGCATGCAGGCAatccatttactttatttttgaattccagggttttttttttgcaaaagcaACTGCAGTTAGCTATAATATATAGCAAAGCATCTCTATCTTTGGTTCTatgtctcagaaatattttttccaaaaataaataggCATGGCAGGAAAAATAATTCAACTATCTTAAGAGAAAAcccaatattttataaaaattaagcaaaaaaatataattgacattttttagacttttttctaattatcttgCTTAATATCTAATACCAGtgcaattttaatattaaaatgattgTGCACACTCTATTTAACTATACAGCATAGacacaaaaatgtcaaaaaacaaaatagtacTTTCCCTTAAGACTCATTTAGGAACTATGCATTCTACAGATGTACGGGAAAGCAGAACTGCtgaaatatgttaataaaattgACTTTGAAGAAGCAtaagcaaaggaaatgaagacgTAGTAATACAGATGTTAGAGATTGCAAAAAAAAGTGAACATATTACCTGAAGTCTCACATTTCTGGAAAATACGTATTAAGACAGAAACGTTCAGCGATTTTTCAAAACTAGTATCTACGAAAGCTCCCTGTTATGGTTCGGACTTTCAGGAGATTCAATGAGCTTCACTTGTTAATGGTTTCCGTCTCTTTTCCGATATGATTTTTGCATCAAataattctctttctctgtatccTAGAGATGGTCCTTTTAGATACTTTGCTTCAGCTGCCTCGTAATCTAATCCATCAACAGCAGAAATTGAACAAATGATTGCTTCTGGCAGAAGCACTTCTaggataaatttaattttatcgtCTCTTATCAGAGCCAGCATTCTTTCGTCTATTTGTTTGTAGATTTCTTGTAAATATTTCACCACCTCATCCAACTGATCTTCATCCTCAAAGTAGGTTTCAATACAGGGCGTGAACCTATTTGCATTCAAAAATGCTTTCAGCCACCTGGAGCCTTTTGTGCCTTTTAAAATTGCTAGAAGATGGTTCTCTGTTCCCCTGGCATTCACAATGAAGTCCACTAGGTTCTTGTTGGCTCGGTCCCGAGCAGCCTTCATTCGGTCAGGGAGAATTTTCTGGAAGGACATTTTCTTGGTCTGGGAAGTCACAACCATTGATTCCATAGAATCTTCATTATGTAGCTTTGGAAATAAGTTCCTGAAGGTATCCTGTTTGAGTACTTTCCTAATTGGATAACTAATGTCAGCAGCATAATACTCAAGGAAAGAGCCTGAAAAAGAACCACAACCTATTCTAACTCTGTAGTCACAAATGAGCGAGATGCACCAGTCAATACTTTCGCTGTAATCCTCCCTGGCTTTATCCACTAGTGCTTGTTTCTCTTTACAATCAAATTTCTTTAATCTTCTAAAAGGCACTCTAATGCCTCTCTTTTCAGGATTCATGTTTGCCTCAACAAAAAGCacacttgcttttttctcttttcgcCTGATGCTTTTTACCACTGCTGGCCAAAATGgatatttctgatatttaaaCCAGACTATCATTCCCGTTTCAAATGAACGTGGCTCATAATGAAAAACAAAGCGTGGAAGCTCTTCATCTTCCTCACTGTCATCAAATACAGAAGCATCAATAGGATTTAGATGCACTGACTTGTCAGAAGCTTGAGGTTCTTCCCCAAGTTCCTCAAAATCCAATCTCTGAAGATTTCTTTCATTATCCACAAGAAGGACTGAATAATCCAGGACACGATTAGAGGCACTAAGTGAAACCTGACATTCCAGTGAACAAGGTCCGGGGGATGCCACAGCACCTGTCTCTGATTCCACAATAGGTTGATTCTGGCTGGTATCTGAGCATGGATTCGAGGGACCCTCTCCAGGATCTTCAATATTCTCTGAGACGGTAGGGCATTCAGAGGAAGTAGCTATAGTCTCTGGGCAGATTACTTGTGTCTCCCCTTTCAATTCTTTGGGCACAGTGAAGATATCTGATGGCAAAGTTGGAGTGAACTTTTCGTCTTTAACACATGCACACTCCTCTTTGATTGTGGAATGCAAAGACGTAACTGTTGAGATGTCaatctttttcttgttctccttttcatcatcatcttctGAAAGTGAGGGGAAAGTTTGGTACCAGCTGGAGTTCTGTGATGactttgtttccatttcactCGGAATAGTATCAATGGTGGCATGTGCATGTGATTTATCCTCTTGCAGGAAATCATCATTGTCTGAAGATACTAACAGAGAGGTTGGATTTTCACTTTCCTCAAGACGCTTCAGTAAGTCTCCTTCATGCTTCCGATATTTTTTACGAGGGGGTGAATTGGAAAGCTTTTCTTGTACATTTTCAGACAGTGTAGTGGTCTCTTCTTCATCTGAACTGCTTGCTTCACTCAAATTTGTTCTCTCATTCAGAACATCCAGTGCCACTTTTAGTGACCTTTCATAGGTCGTTTCCTCTCTAGGTGGAGCACCAACCTCTGACTGTGCTGCTAGTGAGGAGGCAATGGCTTCAATTTGAGATTTATTTAGGATCTTTGTTTCTGTGCTTTCCACTTGAATTTTTTCATCTAGGGAGAGTATTTGAACTTCTAGGGAAAACgtcttttttctcttactgtttGATGAAGTCTCAGATCTGGACAAAACTTTTGCTGGCCATAATTGGTCTTTCCAATTGCACAGGACATACTCGGCATCCATTATGATTTAGATTTGTATGCCAAGAAGTTATTATCAGAGATTGAGGTATCTGGCTATTCTTGTCACTGCGAAGGCAGTTCCTACCAAAAACAATACTCTTACCAAAGTCTCTTTTAGTCTTAGAACTAAAAAACGTTTACACCTTGTGTGGCCTGTTCTCCTCCAGCTCAATTTCCCAAGGATGCTTGAACACGTTGTTTGAATGGGACAATATGGAAGATACTGAaatagggaaaaggaaaagaagaaaagtatcaGCAAACAAAATTATTCTGCCAAAGTAGAAGGTGAGCGATTGCAAAtagagaagagataaaagaaagaacaatgctCAGGGGGGCATCAGATGGAGGATAAAAATGTAGCATAATGTAAGGTGGGGGATAAGAATTGGACAGGTGGTTTTATAATACCTCAGATTCAAGAACTTGCCCTTATTATTGCACATGATTATTAAGAAGTGAATTTGTATACATGCCAGCAGAGGTGAGAGAGGTTGCAGTGGTGTGTTAAGGACTCTATTCATGTTATTAGATACTTTGGGACTTTTGTGCCCCTAATGTTATAGCTAGGGCAGTGGGACTCTAAActtagcatgtatcagaatcatctggaggacTTGATAAAGCTAGATTTCTGGGCCCTATCCTGAGAGTTTTATTCAGAAGGTCTAGATAAGACCCAACATTTTGTCTTTCCACTAAGTTCTCAAGTCATTCTGATGCTACCTGCCCAAGAAGAACTCCTTGAGAAGCACTGTGCTAGCTGAACACACAGCTTTATCATTTTTAAGCTATAAATGCTTCCCTGTTCACCCAAAGGTAGACAAAGATAATAGGGTATCTATCTCCTGGACCCAGACAACAACACAATGACCTTATTAAAAGTATGAGCTTAGAAGGCAGAGATTCAGAATGGCTGCTATGTTCAATTACTGGATAAGATAGTTATTAAGGATTTCTTGAGAATCAGATGGCTAGCTAGGCACTCAGGTAGAAATCCAAATAACCTTTTGCAGGGTTTCTTCATAGTGGTTTAACAcgacattttttttttgaagaagaagattagccctgagctaacatctgctaccaaccctcctcttttttgctgagaaagactggccctgagctaacactcgtgcccatcttcctctactttatatgtggggcacctgccacagcatggcttgacaagcggtgcataggtctgcacctgggatctgaactagcggaccctgggctgccgaagcagaatgtgcgagcTCATCCGCTGTGCCACCGTGCTGGGCCCTAAAACATGAGATTTTTCACCCCAAACTACAAGCTATGACTTTTCATTACAAAACATTATGGCTATAGAACAAGGAGCAAAATAAATTATGCCTCCATTTTTCAACTTACTGtgattttaatatcaaaagtggctttaaatttaaaatgctatggctgcagagcaggaaggaaaataaattatactctaatttttaatgtaaaatgctTCGTGAAATGAGAAAAGCCTTACCCAATGTCACGTGGATCATGGAGGGTCTGGTCCTGTGATCCGGTTGTCTTGATTCTCACTCCAAAAGGAGACAGGCTGTCCAAAAGGGAATCAAATCAATTAAgtggaaaaggcagaagaaactTCCCTACAAAAACTTGAGCAGGTGCGCAGTTCTGAAACACAGGAATGAAATGAAATCTCATCTGTGATGTAGATGccatgtttattttccttcttgttcttattattttaaattatctctcTGTGATACAGTTATGTTATTTGGTTCATGCTGAAATCATCTCTCTCAGGAAAAGCGTGAGGTGAAGACAAGAGTGAAGGGGAGTAACAATTGCCTTGTATCTACCATAAGCCAGATTGTAGATTTTGTTTGAACTTCACATCAGTCACCATGTAGATTTTTACTTCTTTACACATATAATTTTTCAACAGAATTTTAATCACGCTTTACATGCTGTCTCATTGTCCACTAATACAAAATGTGTTTCATTGCTTTGTTTGCtacttcataaaaataattgcCTGGAGAAAACTCAGGAAACCTGGCAAGCTCCATCTTGTGACCAGAACCAGAACTGCAGCCTCCCCAGGAGGTATAAGCAGGGCCTCAAGCACTACGAGATCCTTCCTACAAGAAGGGTGGGAACTACATTTAGCCAGCCAGGAGCCTTCCAAggcttttagaattttctatccTAAACTCAAAGGTTTTCTTGTGTAGGATAATAACGGGATCATAATATCTTCAACCACAATGTTTCTGGTTATAA
This window encodes:
- the PWWP3B gene encoding PWWP domain-containing DNA repair factor 3B, with translation MDAEYVLCNWKDQLWPAKVLSRSETSSNSKRKKTFSLEVQILSLDEKIQVESTETKILNKSQIEAIASSLAAQSEVGAPPREETTYERSLKVALDVLNERTNLSEASSSDEEETTTLSENVQEKLSNSPPRKKYRKHEGDLLKRLEESENPTSLLVSSDNDDFLQEDKSHAHATIDTIPSEMETKSSQNSSWYQTFPSLSEDDDEKENKKKIDISTVTSLHSTIKEECACVKDEKFTPTLPSDIFTVPKELKGETQVICPETIATSSECPTVSENIEDPGEGPSNPCSDTSQNQPIVESETGAVASPGPCSLECQVSLSASNRVLDYSVLLVDNERNLQRLDFEELGEEPQASDKSVHLNPIDASVFDDSEEDEELPRFVFHYEPRSFETGMIVWFKYQKYPFWPAVVKSIRRKEKKASVLFVEANMNPEKRGIRVPFRRLKKFDCKEKQALVDKAREDYSESIDWCISLICDYRVRIGCGSFSGSFLEYYAADISYPIRKVLKQDTFRNLFPKLHNEDSMESMVVTSQTKKMSFQKILPDRMKAARDRANKNLVDFIVNARGTENHLLAILKGTKGSRWLKAFLNANRFTPCIETYFEDEDQLDEVVKYLQEIYKQIDERMLALIRDDKIKFILEVLLPEAIICSISAVDGLDYEAAEAKYLKGPSLGYRERELFDAKIISEKRRKPLTSEAH